In the genome of Tropicibacter oceani, one region contains:
- a CDS encoding FGGY family pentulose kinase: protein MTRYVCAVDVGTLSARAGIFDSDGEMLSRQVSGFPVHEGEGHVGEYASGDIWRAVCDAVRAAVRSSGVQADQVSALAFDATCSLVLLDRDHAPLPLGPDGRDTIAWFDHRALAEAERCTATGHALIRHLGQAMSPEMQTPKLMWLKTHRPDLWAALGYAGDLSDYLVLRSTGQAVRSACAAAAKWPYLPASGGWQHDFLTQVGLPDLPQKAGLTAPPAPVGTTAGTLTAASADALGLATGTKVATGIIDAFAGAIGTHGLFPKGTAPDLQQTLITGTSNCIMSVSKEPLYRAGLWGPYRDAAMPGRWVSEGGQSAAGALLDHVLDSWPRTGDGNRPGHSDVTARLGALLAQHGPGFGGHIHVLPDFNGNRSPLSDPMARGVISGLSLDRSFDALCALYWRAALSLALGVRQIISHASGENLDTSDLAMVGGLAQSDLLAQLFADVTGRRILRHQGQDTILLGTATLAFACLDKDSAIGPIARDMAADPVIKTPDPAAQALYERDYQVFLRMQAHRAEIAALGAKNP, encoded by the coding sequence ATGACACGCTATGTCTGCGCCGTGGACGTCGGGACACTCAGCGCCCGCGCCGGTATCTTCGATTCCGACGGCGAAATGCTGTCGCGTCAGGTCAGCGGGTTCCCGGTTCACGAAGGCGAAGGGCATGTTGGCGAATACGCCTCGGGGGATATCTGGCGCGCCGTCTGCGATGCGGTAAGGGCGGCCGTGCGCAGCAGCGGCGTGCAGGCCGATCAGGTCAGCGCCCTGGCCTTCGATGCCACCTGTTCCCTTGTCCTGCTGGATCGCGATCACGCGCCCTTGCCGCTGGGCCCGGATGGGCGCGACACCATCGCCTGGTTCGATCACCGCGCCCTGGCCGAGGCGGAACGATGCACCGCCACCGGCCACGCGCTGATCCGTCACCTTGGCCAGGCCATGTCGCCGGAAATGCAGACGCCCAAGCTGATGTGGCTGAAAACCCATCGCCCGGACCTGTGGGCCGCGCTGGGATATGCCGGCGATCTGAGCGACTATCTGGTCCTGCGCAGCACCGGACAGGCGGTGCGGTCGGCCTGTGCTGCGGCGGCGAAATGGCCCTACCTTCCGGCCTCTGGCGGCTGGCAGCACGATTTTCTGACACAGGTCGGCCTGCCCGATCTACCGCAAAAGGCCGGGCTGACCGCCCCCCCGGCCCCAGTCGGCACCACCGCAGGCACCCTGACTGCGGCCAGCGCCGATGCGCTTGGCCTTGCCACCGGCACCAAGGTGGCAACCGGGATCATAGATGCCTTTGCCGGGGCCATCGGCACCCACGGCCTGTTCCCGAAAGGCACGGCGCCCGACCTGCAGCAGACCCTGATCACCGGCACATCGAACTGCATCATGTCTGTCAGCAAAGAACCGCTTTACCGCGCGGGGCTTTGGGGTCCGTACCGCGACGCCGCCATGCCCGGCCGCTGGGTCAGCGAAGGCGGGCAATCGGCCGCCGGTGCCCTGCTGGACCATGTTCTGGACAGCTGGCCGCGCACGGGCGACGGCAACCGCCCCGGTCATTCCGATGTCACCGCCCGGCTTGGCGCGCTGCTGGCCCAGCATGGCCCGGGCTTTGGCGGACATATCCATGTGCTGCCGGATTTCAACGGCAACCGCTCACCGCTCAGCGATCCGATGGCCAGGGGCGTGATCAGCGGGTTGTCGCTGGATCGCAGCTTTGACGCGCTGTGCGCGCTGTATTGGCGTGCGGCGCTGTCTCTGGCGCTGGGGGTGCGGCAGATCATCTCTCATGCCAGCGGCGAGAACCTGGACACAAGCGATCTTGCGATGGTCGGCGGCCTGGCCCAAAGCGATCTTTTGGCGCAGTTGTTTGCCGATGTCACCGGGCGGCGCATCCTGCGGCACCAGGGCCAGGACACCATCCTGCTGGGCACCGCGACACTGGCCTTTGCCTGCCTGGACAAGGATTCCGCGATTGGCCCCATCGCCCGCGACATGGCCGCCGACCCCGTGATCAAGACCCCCGATCCCGCGGCGCAGGCGCTGTATGAACGCGACTATCAGGTGTTCCTGCGGATGCAGGCGCATCGCGCGGAAATTGCCGCGCTTGGCGCAAAAAACCCCTGA
- a CDS encoding dihydrodipicolinate synthase family protein, whose protein sequence is MPVFKFEGIYTPLVTPMNADGSVRWDALAEVIDFLIDSGVHGLVSGGSTGENYAQTVQERLDIAAFTHARIKGRLPLVVGTGAMLTSDSVALAKGARAMGADAILLASPPYAVPTDHENALNALAIDKAADLPIMLYNYPHRTGTMMGPAFLDHVSQSANVCGIKESSGDINRVHLLAQEYPQIQLGCGMDDQALEFFAWGAPFWVCGGSNFLPQEHVALYEACVVQGDFAKGRRIMAALLPLMHVLEQGGKFIQTIKHGVTMTGIDASVVRPPLTALDAEEQNRLAQVVAVLKRTIADIQAGR, encoded by the coding sequence ATGCCCGTTTTCAAATTCGAGGGGATCTATACCCCGCTTGTGACGCCGATGAATGCCGATGGTTCGGTGCGCTGGGACGCTCTGGCCGAGGTGATCGACTTTCTGATCGACTCGGGGGTGCATGGGCTGGTCTCGGGCGGTTCGACCGGGGAAAACTATGCTCAGACGGTCCAGGAACGCCTGGACATTGCCGCGTTTACCCATGCCCGGATCAAGGGGCGGCTGCCCTTGGTGGTGGGCACCGGGGCGATGCTGACCTCGGATTCTGTGGCCTTGGCCAAGGGCGCGCGCGCCATGGGCGCCGATGCGATCCTGCTGGCCAGTCCGCCCTATGCGGTGCCCACCGACCATGAAAACGCCTTGAACGCCCTTGCGATCGACAAGGCCGCCGATCTGCCGATCATGCTGTACAACTATCCGCACCGCACCGGCACCATGATGGGCCCCGCCTTTCTGGATCACGTCAGCCAAAGCGCCAATGTCTGCGGCATCAAGGAAAGCTCGGGCGATATCAATCGCGTGCACCTTTTGGCGCAAGAGTATCCGCAAATCCAGTTGGGCTGCGGCATGGATGATCAGGCGCTGGAATTCTTTGCCTGGGGCGCGCCGTTCTGGGTTTGCGGCGGGTCGAACTTTTTGCCGCAGGAACACGTGGCCCTGTACGAGGCCTGCGTGGTTCAGGGTGACTTCGCCAAGGGACGCCGCATCATGGCTGCGCTTTTGCCGCTGATGCATGTGCTGGAACAGGGCGGCAAGTTCATCCAGACCATCAAGCATGGGGTCACGATGACGGGCATCGACGCCTCGGTCGTGCGGCCGCCGCTGACCGCGCTGGACGCGGAGGAGCAAAACCGGTTGGCGCAGGTGGTGGCGGTGCTTAAACGCACCATCGCCGACATTCAGGCCGGGCGCTGA
- a CDS encoding efflux RND transporter periplasmic adaptor subunit: MRPAALSLISLLSVSALFGPPAFGETVTLEPRALTEWKPVYAEVETRDRVPARARIGGTISELMISEGDRVEAGQRVALVEDSKLFLAIDGINANLQSLGTQLEQAQADLARGTSLSERGVISNQRLETLQTAVSVLEGQISSLDAERHIVTRQIEEGAVLAPEAGVVLSVPVAKGAVVMPGEQVALIGAGGVFLRLAVPERYADALQQGDPIEIAQGDLKTMGRLAKIYPLIQGGRVQADVEVDGLPETFVGRRVQLRLPVGERQALLIPREALLHSGGLDFVAVNIGDETLQRVVVPGEEVTIDGAAYIEILSGLTAGDKVTTSHE; this comes from the coding sequence ATGCGACCAGCCGCCCTTTCCCTTATCAGCCTTCTGTCCGTTTCCGCGCTGTTTGGCCCGCCGGCCTTTGGCGAAACCGTGACGTTGGAACCCCGTGCCCTGACCGAATGGAAACCCGTCTACGCCGAGGTCGAAACCCGTGACCGGGTGCCGGCACGGGCGCGGATCGGCGGCACGATTTCCGAACTGATGATCAGCGAAGGCGACCGGGTCGAGGCAGGGCAGCGCGTGGCGCTGGTCGAGGATTCCAAGCTGTTCCTCGCCATCGACGGGATCAACGCGAACCTGCAATCGCTGGGCACCCAGCTGGAACAGGCACAGGCCGATCTGGCGCGAGGCACCTCGCTTTCGGAACGCGGGGTGATTTCCAACCAGCGCCTTGAGACATTGCAAACCGCCGTCAGCGTGCTGGAAGGGCAGATTTCCAGCCTCGACGCCGAACGCCACATCGTCACCCGCCAGATCGAGGAAGGCGCCGTACTGGCCCCCGAGGCTGGCGTCGTGCTGTCGGTGCCGGTTGCCAAGGGCGCGGTCGTGATGCCCGGCGAACAGGTGGCCCTGATCGGCGCGGGCGGTGTTTTCCTGCGGCTGGCCGTGCCGGAACGCTATGCCGATGCCTTGCAACAGGGCGATCCGATCGAAATCGCTCAGGGTGATCTGAAAACCATGGGCCGCCTCGCCAAGATCTATCCGCTGATCCAGGGCGGGCGCGTGCAGGCCGATGTCGAAGTGGACGGATTGCCCGAAACCTTTGTCGGCCGCCGCGTGCAACTGCGCCTGCCGGTCGGGGAACGGCAGGCCTTGCTGATCCCGCGCGAGGCGCTGCTGCACAGCGGTGGGCTGGATTTTGTCGCCGTGAACATCGGCGACGAAACCCTGCAGCGCGTGGTTGTCCCCGGCGAAGAGGTCACCATCGACGGGGCCGCCTATATCGAAATCCTCAGCGGTCTGACCGCTGGCGACAAGGTGACGACCAGCCATGAATGA
- a CDS encoding HpcH/HpaI aldolase family protein, translating to MAELKTNTFKAAIQRMELQRGLWCTMSDPLAAEMMADCGFDWMMFDTEHSPMDPVSLLPLLQAVAPYPVTSIVRPSCLNAAEIKKLLDIGAQTILVPYVQTADEAAQAVAAVTYPPAGIRGVAGLTRATQFGKIPGYHKRAREQICLIVQVETREAMGNIEAIAAVEGVDGIFVGPADLAASLGYPGEPNHPEVTRAVLDCIRRIRAAGVPPGILTLSQEVRLQAIEAGAVFVAGDLDLAALRKGLSTPD from the coding sequence ATGGCCGAGCTGAAAACCAACACCTTCAAGGCCGCGATCCAGCGGATGGAACTGCAGCGCGGTCTGTGGTGCACCATGAGTGATCCGCTGGCCGCCGAGATGATGGCCGATTGCGGTTTCGACTGGATGATGTTCGACACCGAACATTCACCGATGGACCCGGTCAGCCTGCTGCCACTGCTGCAGGCGGTTGCGCCCTACCCGGTCACCTCCATTGTCCGCCCCTCTTGCCTGAACGCCGCCGAGATCAAGAAGCTGCTGGATATCGGCGCGCAGACGATCCTTGTACCCTATGTGCAAACCGCCGATGAGGCCGCGCAGGCCGTCGCCGCCGTGACCTATCCGCCCGCCGGCATTCGCGGCGTTGCGGGCCTGACCCGCGCCACGCAATTCGGCAAGATCCCCGGTTATCACAAACGCGCCCGCGAACAGATTTGCCTGATCGTTCAGGTCGAAACCCGCGAGGCGATGGGCAATATCGAAGCCATCGCCGCCGTCGAGGGCGTCGACGGCATCTTTGTCGGGCCTGCCGATCTGGCCGCCTCGCTTGGCTATCCCGGAGAGCCGAACCACCCCGAGGTCACCCGCGCCGTTCTGGACTGCATTCGCCGCATCCGCGCGGCGGGCGTTCCACCGGGCATCCTGACGCTTTCCCAAGAGGTACGCCTGCAGGCGATCGAGGCCGGCGCGGTCTTTGTTGCTGGCGATCTGGATCTGGCCGCCCTGCGCAAGGGCTTGTCGACGCCCGACTAG
- a CDS encoding NAD(P)/FAD-dependent oxidoreductase: MTVYRAKRLPQQRGPAAWNAILGPQPAGRILKDAQRADFTIIGAGFAGLSAARRLLQLQPDAKVAVLEAGRVAEGAAGRNSGFMIDLPHELTSADYAGAGDDRAVIALNRQAIGFARAAVQDYAIDPAYFDECGKVNGAVSEAAQGHNRSYARHLETLGEGFEHLDAAQMRDMTGSDYYRSGLFTPGTVMLQPAGYIRGLAAGLSRDVAIYEQSPVTALTRVGPDWRVDTPRGSITCPRVILANNGHLESFGFERGRLMHLFLFASMTAELTSDQVGQLGGQPRWGITPSDPMGTTMRRIDSGQGGNRIVTRSCAVLRSGMETRPRDLTRAARVHRQKFDARFAQLAGTPMQYQWAGHLCLSLNAVSVMRELEPGLFSACVQNGLGTARGTLTGIGAAELACGHTSTITRHFGAAPAPAKLPPSPLRDPGANAVLRWKEWKAGAE, translated from the coding sequence GTGACGGTGTATCGCGCCAAACGCCTGCCGCAGCAACGCGGCCCTGCCGCCTGGAACGCGATCCTGGGTCCGCAGCCTGCGGGGCGCATCCTGAAGGATGCGCAGCGGGCCGATTTCACGATCATCGGCGCGGGCTTTGCCGGGTTGTCCGCCGCGCGCCGCCTGCTGCAATTGCAGCCCGACGCCAAGGTCGCAGTGCTTGAGGCCGGGCGGGTGGCCGAGGGGGCGGCGGGGCGCAACTCGGGCTTCATGATTGATTTGCCGCACGAGTTGACCTCGGCGGATTATGCCGGGGCGGGGGATGATCGCGCGGTGATCGCCCTGAACCGGCAGGCCATCGGCTTTGCCCGCGCGGCCGTGCAGGACTATGCCATCGACCCCGCCTATTTTGACGAATGCGGCAAGGTCAATGGCGCGGTCAGCGAGGCGGCGCAGGGCCACAACCGCAGCTATGCGCGGCACCTTGAAACCCTTGGTGAAGGGTTCGAACATCTGGACGCGGCGCAGATGCGTGACATGACGGGCAGTGACTATTACCGATCGGGGCTGTTCACGCCGGGCACCGTTATGCTGCAACCGGCGGGGTATATCCGCGGGCTGGCGGCAGGGCTGTCCCGGGATGTGGCGATCTACGAACAAAGCCCGGTGACCGCGCTGACACGGGTTGGTCCCGATTGGCGGGTCGATACACCGCGGGGCAGCATCACCTGCCCGCGTGTGATCCTGGCCAACAACGGCCACCTGGAAAGCTTTGGCTTCGAGCGGGGGCGCCTGATGCACCTGTTCCTGTTCGCCTCGATGACGGCGGAACTGACGTCGGATCAGGTTGGGCAGTTGGGCGGGCAACCGCGCTGGGGCATCACGCCATCGGACCCGATGGGAACGACGATGCGCCGGATCGACAGCGGGCAGGGCGGCAACCGCATCGTCACGCGCAGCTGCGCCGTGCTGCGATCCGGCATGGAGACGCGCCCGCGCGATCTGACCCGCGCCGCGCGGGTGCACCGGCAGAAATTCGACGCGCGGTTTGCGCAACTGGCAGGCACGCCGATGCAGTACCAATGGGCCGGCCACCTGTGTCTTAGCCTGAATGCCGTGTCTGTCATGCGCGAACTGGAACCGGGGCTGTTTTCGGCCTGCGTCCAGAACGGGCTGGGCACCGCGCGTGGCACGCTGACCGGGATCGGCGCGGCGGAACTGGCCTGCGGTCACACCAGCACCATCACCCGGCATTTCGGGGCTGCGCCTGCACCGGCGAAACTGCCGCCAAGCCCCTTGCGCGATCCGGGCGCGAATGCTGTGCTGCGCTGGAAAGAATGGAAGGCCGGTGCGGAATAG
- a CDS encoding GntR family transcriptional regulator produces MSAKTRKTELLSYLRRAILTLDLAPGADLDEVAIGARFDLSRTPVREVLRDLDGLGYVDLRENRGARVSELSHTTLRDFFLAAPMIYGAIMRLAARNARPDQIAALKQAQDAFRAALRGDSAANRALANNRFHEITGQMAANVYLLPSFHRLLIDHARIGMTFYQPRSDAMVSNLTKASDQHDQIIAAIEARDEEQAARLADRHWALSRDQIELYVMPSALDVPLGALSRQHSA; encoded by the coding sequence ATGTCAGCCAAAACCCGCAAGACCGAGCTGCTTTCCTACCTGCGGCGCGCGATTTTGACGCTTGATCTTGCCCCGGGCGCCGATCTGGACGAGGTCGCCATAGGCGCGCGGTTCGATCTGTCCCGCACCCCGGTGCGCGAGGTGCTTCGCGATCTCGACGGGCTTGGCTATGTCGACCTGCGGGAAAACCGCGGGGCGCGGGTCAGCGAGCTGTCTCACACCACCCTGCGCGACTTTTTTCTGGCGGCGCCGATGATCTATGGCGCGATCATGCGTCTGGCCGCGCGCAATGCCCGCCCCGACCAGATCGCGGCGCTGAAACAGGCTCAGGACGCGTTTCGGGCCGCCTTGCGCGGGGACAGCGCGGCCAATCGTGCCCTTGCGAACAACCGGTTTCATGAAATCACCGGCCAGATGGCCGCCAACGTCTATCTGTTGCCGTCGTTCCACCGGCTTTTGATCGACCATGCGCGCATCGGCATGACGTTTTATCAGCCGCGTTCGGATGCCATGGTGTCCAACCTGACAAAGGCCAGCGACCAGCACGACCAGATCATTGCCGCCATCGAGGCGCGCGATGAAGAACAAGCCGCCCGGCTTGCCGATCGGCACTGGGCGCTGTCGCGTGACCAGATCGAACTTTACGTGATGCCCTCGGCGCTGGACGTGCCGCTGGGGGCATTGTCCCGCCAGCATTCAGCATGA
- a CDS encoding efflux RND transporter permease subunit: MNDTQTPSGGLGIAGRLTRAFILSPLSPLFLMAAIAMGLIALMSLPREEEPQISVPLVDIHVETAGLKAQDGLKLVTEPLETIVKGIDNVEHVYSDSRDDHIMVTARFQVGIPADTAILRVRDKIMANLDRIPVGIPEPLVVGRGINDVAIVGLTFAPAEGNDQLTAADLTRIVREVEARLTRIDDVGLTYVIGATDEALRVAPDPDKLALYGITLQQVAGKVQGANSSAPAGLLRDDGQQIGLVIGKTLTTPEEIGNLELIARDGRTVYLRDVADVGFVTDLDEHHVATLTRAGGTDEHGHADPEAQVLRRPAVTLAIAKRAGANAVIVAEEILHRVDAMQGQLIPDTVEIEVTRDYGETADEKANELLFHLGLATVSIVALVLFAIGWREAIVVAIVIPVTILLTLFASYIMGYTLNRVSLFALIFSIGILVDDAIVVIENIARHWGMKRPGRTRVQAAIEAVAEVGNPTIVATLTVVVALLPMLFVSGLMGPYMSPIPANASAAMIFSFFVAVMITPWLMIKIAGRADLHHEEEGHGIPGGRLGRMYAAIARPVLHSKAVSGVFLLVVIVLSFGSLGALYTKDVTVKLLPFDNKSELTVMLDLPEGATVEATDALAQQAARMALRLPEVVSAQTHAGTAAAFNFNGLVRHYYLRQNPEMGEVQLKLLPKHARERTSHDIALELRQMLLDGIPVPPGTVMKVVEPPPGPPVIATLLAEIYGPDADTRRMVAQKVRTAYENIDYIVDTDDNFGTQARRLRAEMKTSDLNFYQVNEADAAQTLQLLNSYTTVGYSHRGEGRRPIPIVMGRDRSDRVMDATALSTPVPANALPGGRGVVELGDVVQISEELTSYPIFRHNSAEATMVMGEMAGAYEAPLYGMLAVADELDKMDWPEGTKPIISLHGQPAETDHPVLLWDGEWEVTWVTFRDMGAAFGVALIGIYILVVAQFGSFRLPLVILTPVPLTFLGIMVGHWLFQAPFSATSMIGFIALAGIIVRNSILLVDFIRHADPEGKVTLDILIEAGATRFKPILLTAVAAMIGAVVILADPIFQGLAISLLFGLLSSTALTVLVIPAIYRIFKT; the protein is encoded by the coding sequence ATGAATGATACGCAAACCCCCTCGGGCGGGCTTGGCATTGCCGGGCGTCTGACCCGCGCCTTCATCCTGTCCCCACTCAGCCCGTTGTTCCTGATGGCGGCGATTGCCATGGGCCTGATCGCATTGATGTCCCTGCCGCGCGAAGAAGAGCCGCAGATTTCCGTGCCGCTGGTCGACATCCATGTGGAAACCGCGGGCCTCAAGGCGCAGGACGGGCTGAAACTGGTGACCGAACCGCTTGAGACCATCGTCAAAGGCATCGACAACGTCGAACATGTCTATTCCGACAGCCGCGACGATCACATCATGGTCACCGCCCGCTTTCAGGTGGGCATCCCTGCCGATACCGCCATCCTGCGCGTGCGCGACAAGATCATGGCCAATCTTGACCGTATTCCCGTGGGTATCCCCGAACCGCTGGTCGTCGGGCGCGGCATCAACGATGTGGCCATTGTGGGGCTGACCTTCGCCCCGGCAGAAGGCAACGACCAGTTGACCGCCGCCGACCTGACCCGCATCGTGCGCGAAGTTGAAGCACGGCTGACCCGCATCGACGACGTCGGCCTGACCTATGTCATCGGCGCCACCGACGAGGCGCTGCGCGTCGCGCCGGACCCCGACAAACTGGCCCTTTACGGCATCACCCTGCAACAGGTTGCGGGCAAGGTGCAGGGCGCCAATTCCTCAGCCCCTGCCGGGTTGTTGCGCGATGACGGGCAACAGATCGGGCTGGTGATCGGCAAGACGCTGACCACCCCCGAAGAGATCGGCAACCTTGAACTGATCGCCCGCGACGGGCGCACCGTCTATCTGCGCGACGTGGCCGATGTCGGCTTTGTCACCGATCTGGATGAACACCACGTTGCCACGCTGACCCGCGCGGGCGGGACGGATGAACATGGCCATGCCGATCCAGAGGCGCAGGTGCTGCGCCGACCGGCCGTGACACTGGCCATCGCCAAGCGCGCCGGGGCCAACGCCGTGATCGTGGCCGAGGAAATCCTGCACCGGGTCGACGCAATGCAAGGTCAGTTGATCCCCGACACGGTCGAGATCGAGGTCACCCGCGACTATGGCGAAACCGCCGATGAAAAGGCGAACGAGTTGCTGTTCCACCTTGGCCTTGCCACCGTGTCGATCGTCGCGCTGGTGCTGTTCGCCATCGGCTGGCGCGAGGCGATCGTGGTCGCCATCGTCATCCCGGTGACGATCCTGCTGACGCTGTTTGCGTCGTATATCATGGGTTACACGCTGAACCGGGTGTCGCTGTTCGCGCTGATTTTCTCTATCGGCATTCTGGTCGACGACGCCATCGTGGTGATCGAAAACATCGCGCGGCACTGGGGCATGAAGCGCCCGGGCCGTACCCGCGTACAGGCCGCGATCGAGGCCGTGGCCGAGGTGGGCAACCCAACGATCGTCGCCACCCTGACGGTGGTCGTGGCGCTGCTGCCGATGTTGTTCGTGTCGGGCCTGATGGGTCCCTACATGTCGCCGATCCCGGCCAATGCGTCGGCCGCGATGATCTTTTCCTTCTTTGTCGCGGTGATGATCACCCCTTGGCTGATGATCAAGATCGCCGGCCGTGCGGACCTGCACCACGAAGAGGAAGGCCACGGCATTCCCGGTGGCCGCCTTGGCCGGATGTATGCCGCCATAGCCCGCCCCGTACTGCACAGCAAAGCCGTCTCTGGGGTGTTCCTGCTGGTGGTGATCGTGTTGTCCTTTGGATCGCTTGGCGCGCTGTACACCAAGGACGTGACGGTCAAGCTGCTGCCTTTTGACAACAAATCCGAACTGACCGTGATGCTGGACCTGCCCGAAGGCGCCACCGTCGAAGCCACGGATGCCCTGGCTCAGCAGGCCGCGCGCATGGCGCTGCGCCTGCCCGAGGTCGTTTCGGCGCAGACGCACGCAGGCACGGCGGCGGCCTTCAACTTCAACGGATTGGTGCGCCACTATTACCTGCGTCAGAACCCGGAAATGGGCGAGGTGCAGTTGAAACTGCTGCCGAAACACGCCCGCGAACGCACGTCGCATGACATTGCGCTGGAACTGCGCCAGATGCTGCTTGACGGCATCCCCGTGCCGCCCGGCACCGTGATGAAAGTGGTCGAACCGCCCCCCGGCCCGCCGGTCATCGCCACCCTTCTGGCCGAGATCTACGGCCCCGATGCGGACACCCGGCGCATGGTCGCGCAGAAGGTGCGCACGGCTTACGAGAACATCGACTACATCGTCGACACCGACGACAACTTTGGCACCCAGGCGCGGCGTCTGCGGGCCGAAATGAAAACCTCGGACCTGAACTTTTACCAGGTGAACGAGGCAGACGCGGCCCAGACCCTGCAACTGCTGAACAGCTATACCACGGTGGGCTATTCCCATCGCGGCGAGGGCCGTCGCCCTATCCCCATCGTGATGGGGCGCGACCGGTCTGATCGGGTGATGGATGCCACGGCGCTGTCCACCCCAGTCCCCGCCAATGCCCTGCCCGGCGGGCGCGGCGTGGTCGAACTGGGGGACGTGGTTCAGATCAGCGAAGAACTGACATCCTACCCGATCTTCCGCCACAACAGCGCCGAGGCTACCATGGTCATGGGTGAAATGGCCGGAGCCTATGAGGCGCCGCTATACGGCATGCTTGCCGTCGCCGACGAGCTGGACAAGATGGATTGGCCAGAGGGCACCAAGCCGATCATATCGCTGCACGGCCAACCGGCGGAAACCGACCACCCCGTCCTGCTGTGGGATGGCGAATGGGAGGTGACTTGGGTCACCTTCCGCGACATGGGCGCGGCCTTTGGCGTGGCCTTGATCGGGATCTACATCCTTGTCGTGGCACAGTTCGGATCGTTCCGCCTGCCACTGGTGATCCTGACCCCGGTGCCGCTGACTTTCCTGGGGATCATGGTTGGCCACTGGCTGTTCCAGGCGCCCTTTTCGGCGACCTCGATGATCGGATTCATCGCGCTGGCGGGGATCATCGTGCGCAACTCGATCCTGCTGGTGGATTTCATCCGCCACGCCGACCCCGAAGGCAAGGTGACGCTGGACATCCTGATCGAAGCAGGCGCAACCCGCTTCAAGCCGATCCTGCTGACGGCGGTGGCCGCAATGATCGGGGCGGTGGTGATCCTGGCCGACCCGATCTTTCAGGGGCTGGCGATTTCGCTGTTGTTCGGGCTGCTGTCCTCGACCGCGCTGACGGTGCTGGTGATCCCGGCCATCTACCGCATCTTCAAGACCTAG
- a CDS encoding hydroxymethylglutaryl-CoA reductase, degradative has protein sequence MTEYSSRIEGLRAMDPAARRDAIAGAAGLGEDDAKTLAGAALPPDLANGMIENVIGTFELPLGVASNFLINGREYLVPMAVEEPSVVAAASFMAKLAREGGGFTVSSTLPIMRAQVQVIGLSDPHGARARLLAQQGVLIDMANSRDTVLVGLGGGCKGIEVQVFDSSPIGPMVVLHLLVDVRDAMGANTVNSMAEMIAPKVEEITGGTVRLRILSNLADRRVVTASVRIPAAALTTQTLDGAQVAQGIVEACALALIDPYRAATHNKGIMNGIDPVVVATGNDWRAIEAGAHAYAARSGRYCSLTTWEIDGDDALSGVLEMPMALGTVGGATRTHPAAQAALRLMRITSAQELGEVAAAVGLAQNMAALRALSTEGIQRGHMALHARNIAITAGATGADIDRVAKAIVAANDVSVDRAKQVLDGAY, from the coding sequence ATGACCGAGTATTCTTCACGCATTGAAGGCCTGCGCGCCATGGACCCGGCAGCGCGGCGGGACGCCATCGCCGGGGCCGCAGGCCTGGGCGAAGACGACGCCAAAACCCTTGCCGGGGCGGCTTTGCCCCCCGATCTGGCGAACGGCATGATCGAGAACGTCATCGGCACCTTTGAGCTGCCGCTTGGGGTGGCGTCGAATTTCCTGATCAACGGACGCGAATACCTTGTGCCGATGGCGGTCGAGGAACCCTCGGTCGTGGCGGCGGCGTCCTTTATGGCCAAACTGGCGCGTGAAGGCGGCGGGTTTACCGTGTCCAGCACTCTGCCGATCATGCGCGCGCAGGTGCAGGTGATCGGGCTAAGCGATCCGCATGGAGCGCGGGCGCGCCTGCTGGCGCAGCAGGGCGTGCTGATCGACATGGCCAATTCCCGCGACACCGTGCTGGTCGGGCTTGGCGGTGGCTGCAAGGGGATCGAGGTGCAGGTCTTTGACAGCTCGCCCATCGGGCCGATGGTGGTGCTGCACCTGCTGGTCGATGTGCGCGATGCCATGGGGGCGAACACCGTCAATTCCATGGCCGAAATGATCGCACCCAAGGTCGAGGAAATCACCGGCGGCACGGTGCGCCTGCGCATCCTGTCAAACCTGGCGGATCGCCGGGTGGTCACGGCCTCGGTCCGCATTCCGGCCGCGGCCCTTACAACGCAGACGTTGGACGGGGCGCAGGTGGCCCAGGGCATTGTCGAGGCCTGCGCGCTGGCACTGATTGACCCCTACCGTGCGGCAACCCACAACAAGGGCATCATGAACGGCATCGACCCGGTGGTCGTCGCCACCGGCAACGACTGGCGCGCGATCGAGGCCGGGGCGCATGCCTATGCGGCGCGGTCCGGGCGCTACTGCTCGTTGACGACCTGGGAAATCGACGGTGATGACGCCTTGAGCGGTGTTCTGGAAATGCCGATGGCGCTGGGCACCGTCGGCGGCGCAACCCGCACCCACCCTGCGGCGCAGGCGGCCCTAAGGCTGATGCGGATCACCTCGGCCCAGGAACTGGGCGAGGTCGCCGCCGCGGTCGGGCTGGCGCAGAACATGGCGGCGCTGCGGGCGCTGTCGACCGAAGGCATCCAGCGCGGCCACATGGCCCTGCACGCCCGCAACATCGCCATCACCGCCGGGGCGACGGGGGCGGATATCGACCGTGTGGCCAAGGCAATCGTCGCGGCGAATGACGTCAGCGTGGACCGCGCGAAACAGGTTCTGGACGGCGCCTACTAG